A region of Salinibacter sp. 10B DNA encodes the following proteins:
- a CDS encoding 3-hydroxybutyryl-CoA dehydrogenase has product MSRIQQTAVVGAGTMGNGIAHVFALHGHDVTLIDVDQDRLDAAVTTIEENLNRQVDKDKIGSGEREEALDRLQTTTDTAEGVADVGLAVEAVPEEQELKAEIFGTLDRHAPDDAILASNTSSISITWIAAQTERPARVIGMHFFNPVPVMTLVEVVRGQRTSEATFDTVSGLAEELDKKPVEVEDYPGFVSNRVLMPMINEAVFCVMEGVADPDDIDTVMTLGMNHPMGPLTLADFIGLDVCLHIMEVLHEELGDDKYRPCPLLRRKVTAGQLGRKTGEGFFSYDA; this is encoded by the coding sequence ATGTCTCGCATTCAACAGACCGCCGTCGTAGGTGCCGGCACGATGGGAAACGGCATTGCCCACGTGTTTGCCCTGCACGGCCACGACGTGACCCTCATTGACGTTGATCAGGACCGGCTCGACGCCGCCGTGACGACCATAGAGGAGAATCTGAATCGACAGGTGGATAAGGACAAGATTGGATCGGGCGAACGGGAGGAGGCACTGGATCGGCTGCAGACCACCACCGACACGGCGGAAGGGGTCGCCGACGTGGGGCTTGCGGTGGAGGCCGTGCCGGAGGAGCAGGAGCTGAAGGCCGAGATCTTTGGCACGCTCGACCGCCACGCGCCCGATGACGCCATTCTCGCCTCCAACACCTCCTCGATTTCCATCACCTGGATTGCGGCGCAGACCGAGCGGCCGGCGCGGGTGATCGGGATGCACTTCTTCAATCCTGTGCCTGTCATGACCCTGGTGGAAGTGGTGCGCGGCCAGCGGACGAGCGAGGCCACGTTCGACACCGTGTCGGGACTGGCAGAGGAACTGGACAAGAAGCCAGTGGAGGTGGAGGACTATCCCGGCTTTGTGTCGAACCGTGTGCTGATGCCGATGATTAACGAGGCCGTGTTCTGCGTGATGGAGGGCGTGGCCGACCCGGACGACATCGACACGGTGATGACGCTCGGCATGAATCACCCGATGGGGCCGCTCACGCTCGCCGACTTCATTGGACTGGACGTGTGTCTCCACATCATGGAGGTTCTCCACGAGGAGCTGGGAGACGACAAGTATCGTCCGTGTCCCCTCCTTCGCCGCAAGGTGACGGCCGGCCAACTCGGACGCAAGACGGGCGAGGGCTTCTTTTCCTATGATGCGTGA
- a CDS encoding mechanosensitive ion channel domain-containing protein translates to MSFSLRVLLAFGVSLGILFGEGRPVQAQAPSISADTGRVAPVATAPDSADAVLEMRLQGLYDQIEAFRDIQVRVQQGVVHLEGSVVQPQQADEAAELARSLPGVLYVANDVSAQTDLADRVTPAFSRLQSYGTAFIEFLPVGLLALVVILVTMGTARWIGGWGVPERMRVSPLAWGLVRRIVQIAVALVGLVVTFDLLGVTSLVGALLGTAGVAGLAVGFAFQDIIENYLAGVLLSVRQPFRVNDVVAMADQEGRVVRLTAREVVLLTFDGNHVRLPNATVFKSVITNYTLNAQRLFSFDVGVSVEEDLTEVQQVGIDTLDAMKGVLAEPPPFARVRELGDSAVIVRLHGWVDQDQADFHKVQSEAVRLVKQAYDEHDVEMPEPTYRLQLYRAGDAAPHAPKGPASPVVEQAQQIDVNPDQRLERKVEEDLRTSDESNLLSR, encoded by the coding sequence ATGTCGTTCTCTCTTCGTGTGCTCCTCGCGTTTGGCGTAAGCCTGGGGATTCTGTTCGGGGAGGGGCGTCCCGTACAGGCGCAGGCCCCGTCCATTTCGGCCGACACGGGGAGGGTGGCCCCCGTCGCAACGGCGCCCGACTCGGCGGATGCAGTTTTGGAGATGCGGTTGCAAGGCCTCTACGACCAGATCGAGGCCTTTCGCGACATTCAGGTGCGTGTGCAGCAGGGCGTGGTGCACCTGGAGGGAAGTGTAGTGCAGCCTCAACAGGCCGATGAGGCGGCGGAACTGGCCCGGTCGCTCCCCGGCGTTCTCTACGTGGCAAACGACGTGTCGGCCCAGACGGATCTCGCAGACCGGGTGACGCCCGCCTTTTCGCGGCTGCAGAGCTATGGGACTGCCTTCATCGAATTCCTGCCGGTGGGACTCCTGGCATTGGTCGTGATCCTGGTCACAATGGGCACGGCACGGTGGATTGGGGGATGGGGCGTGCCGGAGCGCATGCGCGTGAGCCCGCTGGCGTGGGGGCTCGTGCGGCGCATTGTCCAGATCGCCGTGGCGCTCGTGGGACTCGTCGTGACGTTCGACCTGCTGGGCGTGACCTCGCTGGTGGGGGCACTGCTCGGCACGGCGGGAGTGGCGGGCTTGGCTGTTGGCTTTGCGTTTCAGGACATCATTGAAAACTACCTGGCCGGTGTCCTGCTGAGCGTCCGGCAGCCCTTTCGGGTGAACGATGTCGTGGCGATGGCCGATCAGGAAGGCCGTGTCGTGCGGCTCACGGCCCGCGAGGTCGTTCTCCTCACGTTTGACGGCAACCACGTGCGCCTGCCAAACGCTACGGTCTTCAAAAGCGTAATTACCAACTACACGCTCAATGCCCAGCGGCTTTTTTCTTTCGACGTTGGGGTAAGCGTGGAGGAAGACCTCACGGAGGTGCAGCAGGTGGGGATCGACACGCTCGATGCGATGAAGGGCGTTTTGGCCGAACCGCCGCCCTTCGCTCGGGTCCGGGAACTGGGCGATTCGGCCGTGATTGTGCGCCTCCACGGGTGGGTGGATCAGGATCAGGCCGACTTTCACAAGGTGCAGAGCGAGGCGGTTCGTCTCGTGAAACAGGCCTACGATGAGCACGACGTGGAAATGCCGGAGCCGACCTACCGGCTTCAACTCTACCGGGCCGGCGATGCTGCCCCGCACGCGCCGAAGGGACCTGCCAGTCCGGTTGTCGAACAGGCACAGCAGATCGACGTCAATCCCGACCAGCGACTCGAACGCAAGGTGGAGGAGGATCTTCGTACGTCCGACGAATCGAATTTGCTGTCGCGGTAG
- a CDS encoding secondary thiamine-phosphate synthase enzyme YjbQ, whose product MDWLQRTITLDPKSRGFHLVTDEVLAALPEIRDVRVGLLHVFLQHTSASLTINENAAPAVRGDLERHFDEMVPENQPYYQHTIEGPDDMPAHIKASMLDTSLSVPVQDGAVAFGTWQGIYLNEHRNNGGARSLVLTLQGEWA is encoded by the coding sequence ATGGACTGGCTTCAGCGGACGATCACTCTGGACCCCAAATCGCGCGGCTTTCACTTGGTGACCGACGAGGTCTTGGCCGCGCTTCCTGAGATTCGGGACGTGCGCGTGGGACTGCTTCACGTTTTTCTCCAGCACACCTCGGCCTCACTCACCATTAATGAGAATGCGGCCCCTGCCGTACGCGGCGATCTGGAGCGGCACTTCGACGAGATGGTGCCCGAGAATCAGCCGTACTACCAGCATACGATTGAGGGCCCCGACGACATGCCCGCCCACATCAAGGCGTCGATGCTCGACACGAGTCTCTCCGTCCCGGTACAAGATGGGGCGGTGGCTTTTGGCACGTGGCAGGGCATCTACCTGAACGAGCACAGAAACAACGGGGGCGCCCGGTCGCTGGTACTCACGCTGCAGGGGGAGTGGGCGTAG
- a CDS encoding endonuclease/exonuclease/phosphatase family protein encodes MCLFWLSGCGETDEPVPPASVRVMTYNIEDVRTQDLRRTDHPRLKQAAARIQALSPDILLVNEMTYDQPGAPGYESGDPEGLNAQRFVENYLSTPQADTLEGVTYQTVMLPVNTGLSSGYDLNNDGRVVTEVPTVPPSPENGRVAQQTAQGRAYGNDAWGFGTFPGQYGMALFVRNDLEILRDSIRTFRFFPWSQMPNAAEPIDSASGEPWYTPDEWQSFRLSSKSHWDVPVRLPDGTVVHVLASHPTPPAFDGTAQRNARRNHDEIQFWVDYLDGAAYIEDDSSRSGGLADDASFVVVGDLNADPDDQGVYRQAIRELVSHGRVHGGPAPTASPAGQAAFPSLDPNDTARWGSRVDYVLPSATLSIDTSGVWRPVSRDTTAVSASDHFPVWVDVHPRS; translated from the coding sequence ATGTGTCTGTTTTGGCTCAGCGGGTGTGGGGAGACTGACGAGCCCGTCCCCCCTGCCTCGGTGCGGGTGATGACCTACAATATTGAAGACGTGCGCACCCAGGACCTGAGACGCACGGATCATCCGCGCTTGAAACAGGCGGCGGCTCGAATCCAGGCCTTGTCGCCGGACATTCTGCTCGTAAATGAGATGACGTACGACCAGCCCGGGGCGCCGGGATACGAGAGCGGGGATCCGGAGGGCTTGAACGCACAGCGGTTCGTCGAGAACTACCTTTCGACGCCGCAGGCCGATACGTTGGAGGGCGTCACGTACCAGACCGTCATGCTCCCGGTAAATACGGGGCTTTCGAGTGGGTATGACCTCAACAACGACGGGCGGGTGGTGACGGAGGTCCCCACGGTGCCGCCTTCTCCCGAAAATGGGAGGGTAGCGCAGCAAACGGCCCAGGGCCGGGCCTACGGAAACGATGCATGGGGCTTTGGCACCTTCCCGGGGCAGTACGGCATGGCTCTTTTCGTACGGAACGATCTGGAGATTCTCCGCGATTCCATCCGTACCTTTCGGTTCTTTCCGTGGTCTCAGATGCCGAATGCGGCAGAGCCCATCGATTCGGCGAGCGGGGAGCCGTGGTACACACCGGACGAGTGGCAGTCCTTTCGACTCTCGTCGAAGAGTCATTGGGACGTGCCGGTGCGTCTGCCGGACGGCACCGTCGTTCACGTGCTGGCGAGCCATCCGACCCCTCCGGCCTTTGACGGGACGGCTCAGCGCAACGCCCGTCGCAATCACGACGAAATTCAGTTCTGGGTCGATTATCTGGACGGGGCGGCCTACATTGAAGACGATTCCAGCCGGAGCGGAGGCCTTGCCGACGATGCATCGTTTGTGGTCGTGGGCGATCTCAACGCGGATCCGGACGATCAGGGCGTCTACCGGCAGGCTATTCGCGAGCTCGTGAGCCATGGACGCGTCCACGGCGGGCCGGCTCCGACGGCATCCCCCGCCGGACAGGCCGCTTTTCCCAGCCTCGATCCGAACGATACGGCCCGCTGGGGCAGCCGAGTGGATTACGTGTTACCGTCGGCCACCCTGTCGATTGATACCAGTGGGGTCTGGCGCCCTGTGTCGCGAGATACGACCGCCGTGTCCGCCAGCGATCATTTTCCTGTCTGGGTAGACGTGCATCCCCGTTCGTAG
- a CDS encoding polyprenyl synthetase family protein has product MDDASSLVSNGVPSAEDSSPSSDVSLTVDRPVPTTLDAIRTPVEDDLEAFRTYFREAMRSDHFLLDKIVQYVLWQKGKRIRPLLVLLSAKACGGATTEITQRAAALVELLHTATLVHDDVVDDAEERRGVFSINALWKNKIAVLMGDFLLSRGLLLSLDHDDYSILHTLSDAVRRMSEGELLQIEKSRLLDIDEETYFRIISDKTASLISACTKSGAVSVTEDDALIERMDQFGETLGLAFQIRDDLFDFHMEDAGKPIGIDVQEKKMTLPLIVALREAERSDRKRILKIVDQDEKSREDLETVATFVTEHGGIDYARDRMESLAEEAKSYLAPLPPSDARAALVGLTEFTIQRSR; this is encoded by the coding sequence ATGGACGACGCGTCTTCGCTCGTCTCGAACGGCGTCCCGTCTGCGGAAGACTCCTCTCCCTCGTCGGACGTGTCCCTCACGGTCGACCGGCCCGTGCCCACCACCCTCGACGCCATCCGCACTCCGGTCGAGGACGACCTGGAGGCCTTCCGCACGTACTTCCGCGAGGCGATGCGGAGCGACCACTTCCTGCTGGACAAAATTGTCCAGTACGTGCTGTGGCAAAAAGGCAAGCGGATCCGGCCGCTTCTCGTTCTGCTGTCGGCGAAGGCGTGCGGAGGGGCAACGACCGAAATTACGCAACGGGCCGCTGCGCTTGTGGAGCTGCTGCACACTGCAACCCTCGTGCACGACGACGTGGTGGACGATGCGGAGGAGCGGCGCGGGGTGTTCTCCATCAATGCCCTCTGGAAAAACAAAATCGCGGTGTTGATGGGGGACTTCCTACTGAGCCGCGGCCTGCTTCTCTCGCTCGATCACGACGACTACTCCATCCTCCACACCCTCTCGGATGCGGTGCGGCGGATGAGCGAGGGCGAGTTGCTGCAGATTGAAAAGTCGCGCCTGCTGGACATTGACGAGGAAACCTACTTCCGCATCATTTCCGACAAGACGGCCTCCCTCATCTCCGCCTGCACGAAAAGCGGGGCCGTGAGCGTGACGGAGGACGACGCGCTCATTGAGCGTATGGACCAGTTTGGCGAGACGCTGGGCCTGGCGTTCCAAATCCGGGACGACCTCTTCGACTTCCACATGGAGGACGCCGGAAAGCCGATCGGGATCGACGTGCAAGAAAAGAAGATGACGCTCCCTCTCATCGTGGCGCTCCGAGAGGCCGAACGGAGCGATCGGAAGCGGATCCTGAAAATCGTGGACCAGGACGAGAAGAGTCGCGAGGATCTCGAAACGGTGGCAACGTTCGTTACCGAGCACGGGGGCATCGACTACGCCCGGGATCGCATGGAGTCCCTCGCAGAAGAGGCCAAGTCTTACCTCGCTCCCCTTCCCCCGTCCGACGCCCGCGCCGCCCTGGTGGGCCTCACCGAATTTACCATTCAGCGCTCCCGCTGA
- a CDS encoding MBL fold metallo-hydrolase: MPNLHLLGTGAAISDPHRTTTMLAVSEDEPPYRTIVVDCGGDVLQRLQACNRPIDSVEGLIVTHAHMDHTSGFPLLMEKVWLDGRDRPLPVVGIEPALAQADRLWTAYEPVHADWDDLPAIHWHEVEQERNAAVWTSDPWSITAAPVNHGDTPNVGLRFEHASGRVLAYSCDTAPSENVVHLAQEADVLVHEANGTPGENHSTTVDAANAAAAAEVDRLLLVHLPPGDKSRALKKARDIFPHTDLGTELGTYSF, translated from the coding sequence ATGCCCAACCTCCATCTCCTCGGCACCGGCGCCGCCATTAGCGACCCGCACCGCACGACCACGATGCTCGCGGTCTCGGAGGACGAGCCCCCGTATCGCACGATCGTCGTGGACTGCGGCGGCGACGTGCTTCAGCGCCTCCAGGCCTGCAATCGGCCCATCGACAGTGTCGAGGGCCTCATCGTCACGCACGCCCACATGGACCACACCAGCGGCTTTCCCCTGCTGATGGAAAAGGTGTGGCTCGACGGACGCGACCGCCCCCTGCCCGTCGTTGGGATCGAACCGGCCCTTGCTCAAGCCGACCGCCTCTGGACCGCTTACGAGCCGGTGCATGCCGACTGGGACGACCTTCCGGCCATTCACTGGCACGAGGTGGAGCAGGAGCGGAACGCGGCGGTCTGGACCAGCGATCCGTGGAGCATTACGGCGGCGCCTGTCAACCACGGCGACACGCCGAACGTGGGCCTGCGCTTCGAGCATGCGTCCGGTCGGGTTCTCGCGTATTCCTGCGACACCGCGCCCTCCGAAAATGTCGTGCACCTTGCCCAGGAGGCCGACGTGCTCGTCCACGAGGCCAACGGCACCCCGGGCGAGAACCACTCGACCACCGTCGACGCCGCCAACGCAGCCGCAGCGGCGGAGGTCGATCGCCTCCTGCTCGTTCACCTTCCGCCCGGCGATAAGAGTCGCGCCCTCAAAAAGGCCCGCGACATCTTTCCCCATACCGATCTGGGGACGGAGCTCGGCACCTACTCGTTCTAG
- a CDS encoding hemolysin III family protein, with the protein MMDPTKAPHKRQSYAEELANAWTHGIGLALSVVGWIALMILSGMAGDGWDLAASGVYGGSLVFLYAISTLYHSVQTPHTKHTLRILDHVAIFLLIAGTYTPFTVVLLHDGWGWTVLGLVWGLAIAGLLFKLFSTHRFHPAATSLYLIMGWLGVLLADPMSSALPTGGLMLIVAGGLAYTSGIIFYGWHSLPYSHAIWHVFVLVGSICHYIAVAFYVLP; encoded by the coding sequence ATGATGGATCCGACCAAAGCGCCGCACAAGCGCCAGTCTTATGCCGAAGAGCTGGCCAATGCATGGACGCACGGCATTGGGCTTGCCCTGAGTGTTGTAGGATGGATTGCCCTCATGATTCTCTCCGGCATGGCCGGAGACGGCTGGGACCTGGCCGCTTCGGGGGTGTACGGCGGTTCGCTCGTTTTTCTCTACGCCATCTCTACACTCTACCACAGCGTTCAGACGCCGCACACAAAGCATACGTTGCGGATTCTGGATCACGTGGCCATCTTTCTGCTCATTGCAGGGACCTATACGCCGTTCACGGTGGTGCTATTGCATGATGGGTGGGGGTGGACGGTCCTCGGCCTCGTGTGGGGACTTGCGATTGCCGGGCTTCTTTTTAAACTCTTCTCCACGCATCGCTTCCACCCGGCCGCGACGTCGCTCTACCTCATCATGGGGTGGTTGGGCGTGCTTCTGGCCGACCCGATGAGCAGTGCACTGCCGACGGGCGGACTCATGCTGATTGTGGCGGGCGGACTGGCGTATACGAGCGGCATTATCTTCTACGGCTGGCACTCTCTCCCCTACAGTCACGCCATTTGGCACGTCTTCGTGCTTGTGGGCAGCATCTGCCACTACATCGCAGTCGCCTTTTACGTTCTTCCATAG
- a CDS encoding CBS domain-containing protein, with protein MDTPVQQLLKRKGTFVLRTAPTASVYESIQRMVDHNLGSIVVMEGEALAGIFTERDYLRRIVLQGRTSRTTAVAEVMTTDLVTATSDTTVETCLSLMTEARCRHLPVVEGDRLIGLVSIGDCVKHLLDSAQAQVHSLQNYVTGRYPA; from the coding sequence ATGGATACTCCTGTTCAACAGCTCCTAAAGCGAAAAGGGACCTTCGTACTGAGGACGGCTCCCACCGCGTCGGTGTACGAGTCCATCCAGCGGATGGTAGACCACAACCTTGGGTCGATTGTCGTGATGGAGGGCGAGGCGCTCGCCGGCATCTTCACCGAGCGCGATTATCTGCGCCGCATCGTGCTTCAGGGACGCACGTCTCGGACGACGGCAGTGGCGGAGGTGATGACGACGGATCTTGTGACGGCAACCTCCGACACAACCGTCGAAACGTGCTTGTCGCTCATGACGGAGGCTCGGTGTCGCCATCTGCCGGTCGTGGAAGGCGACCGACTCATTGGCCTCGTGTCCATTGGGGACTGTGTAAAGCACCTTCTAGACTCCGCGCAGGCACAGGTGCACTCACTTCAAAACTATGTGACGGGGCGGTATCCGGCATGA
- a CDS encoding YeeE/YedE thiosulfate transporter family protein: MSGLLSASWPWYVAGPIIGLFVPLLLFLTGKAFGVSSSLKHACAATVPGRADYFNYDWKASGLWNLIFVVGILLGGVVAVQFLGGGGPTGISAATKTDLQALGLTDFSGLVPPELFSWSSLTTLPGLVAIVLGGFLVGFGARYAGGCTSGHAITGMATMQLPSLIAVVGFFIGGLFTTYVLLPLLLG, from the coding sequence ATGAGCGGACTTCTCAGCGCCTCCTGGCCCTGGTACGTGGCCGGGCCGATTATTGGGCTTTTCGTTCCCCTGTTGCTATTCCTTACCGGGAAGGCGTTCGGGGTATCGTCGAGCTTGAAGCACGCCTGTGCGGCAACCGTGCCCGGACGCGCCGATTATTTCAACTATGACTGGAAGGCCAGCGGCCTCTGGAATCTAATCTTCGTGGTCGGCATTCTGCTCGGCGGCGTCGTGGCGGTGCAGTTTCTGGGCGGCGGCGGTCCCACCGGCATCTCGGCGGCAACAAAGACAGACCTTCAGGCCCTTGGGTTGACCGACTTCTCGGGATTGGTCCCGCCCGAGCTCTTTAGCTGGTCGAGCCTGACAACCCTGCCCGGCCTGGTGGCGATCGTGCTCGGCGGCTTTCTGGTAGGGTTTGGGGCGCGGTACGCCGGCGGCTGCACCTCCGGCCACGCGATCACGGGCATGGCAACGATGCAGTTGCCGTCGTTGATTGCCGTCGTCGGGTTCTTCATTGGCGGCCTGTTTACGACCTACGTCCTGTTGCCTCTGTTGCTCGGATAG
- a CDS encoding DUF6691 family protein — translation MSTQTSTSPSTAQMRLADALIYLGMGTLFGIILIKSEVVSWFRIQEMFRFQAFHMYGIIGSAIVVAGASIALLRRADATTIRGEPITISDKPMNKGTNQILGGIVFGLGWGLLGACPGPIYALIGAGVTPVAVALLGAAAGAWTYGHLKPHLPH, via the coding sequence ATGTCTACCCAAACCTCCACGAGTCCATCGACCGCCCAGATGCGACTGGCCGATGCGCTGATTTATCTCGGCATGGGTACGCTCTTCGGGATTATCCTCATCAAAAGTGAGGTGGTGTCCTGGTTTCGGATTCAGGAGATGTTTCGGTTTCAGGCCTTCCACATGTACGGCATTATCGGAAGCGCCATCGTGGTCGCCGGAGCAAGCATCGCCCTCCTGCGCCGCGCCGACGCGACGACCATCCGGGGCGAGCCCATTACGATCTCGGATAAGCCCATGAACAAGGGCACAAACCAAATTCTCGGCGGCATCGTGTTCGGGCTGGGCTGGGGCCTGCTCGGTGCGTGCCCGGGCCCGATTTACGCCCTCATCGGCGCCGGCGTGACCCCGGTTGCCGTTGCCCTCTTGGGGGCGGCTGCCGGCGCGTGGACGTACGGCCACCTAAAGCCGCACCTGCCGCACTAA
- a CDS encoding MBL fold metallo-hydrolase has product MLFRQIFDEKLAQYAYLIGCQETGEALLVDPERDIDQYLDLAEEEGVEIVAVTETHIHADFLSGAREFAERFDTKLYLSDEGDENWKYEWAQEPKVSGGAYDVEWLYDTDTFHIGNIEITAVHTPGHTPEHLSFLVTDKGGGANESMGIITGDFVFVGDLGRPDLLESAAKVEGAMDPSARTLYDSVQRFLDLPDHLQVWPAHGAGSACGKALGAVPQSTIGYEKRFNPMIDAARRDKDHFVDAILEDQPEPQIYFARMKRDNKGGAPVLGQLPSPRALTSRELETVANDEEALIVDTRLDRSAFMAHHIPGSLYAPMNNTFNTVIGSLVEDETTPIYLIIDEDDVEEAVRDLVRIGYDNVKGFADIETLQRYFQDDGASETIEEITFDDVDARMQKQDTEVLDVRYRSEFDARHVDGALNASYTRMPEYEADLPTDKTLLVHCASGARAAAASSFLRRTGRDVVYVNDDFDNYESKQKEAVAA; this is encoded by the coding sequence ATGCTATTCCGACAGATTTTTGACGAGAAGCTTGCCCAGTACGCCTACCTCATCGGGTGTCAGGAAACGGGGGAAGCGCTGCTCGTCGACCCGGAGCGCGACATTGACCAGTACCTCGACCTCGCCGAAGAGGAAGGCGTCGAAATCGTCGCGGTGACGGAAACTCACATCCACGCTGACTTCCTATCCGGCGCCCGGGAGTTTGCCGAGCGCTTCGACACGAAGCTGTATCTCTCGGACGAGGGCGACGAAAACTGGAAGTACGAGTGGGCGCAAGAGCCGAAGGTCTCCGGCGGCGCGTACGACGTGGAGTGGCTCTACGATACGGATACCTTCCACATCGGCAACATCGAAATCACGGCCGTCCACACGCCCGGCCACACGCCCGAGCACCTGTCCTTCCTCGTGACGGACAAGGGCGGCGGCGCCAACGAGTCGATGGGCATTATCACCGGCGACTTCGTGTTCGTCGGCGACCTCGGCCGGCCCGACCTCTTGGAGTCCGCCGCGAAGGTCGAAGGGGCGATGGATCCGTCGGCCCGCACGCTCTACGACTCCGTGCAACGCTTCCTCGACCTGCCCGACCACCTGCAGGTATGGCCCGCCCACGGCGCCGGCTCGGCCTGCGGGAAGGCCCTCGGCGCGGTGCCCCAATCGACGATCGGGTACGAGAAGCGGTTCAATCCGATGATCGACGCGGCTCGCCGGGACAAGGATCACTTTGTGGATGCGATTCTGGAGGACCAGCCGGAGCCGCAGATCTACTTCGCCCGCATGAAGCGGGACAACAAGGGCGGCGCCCCGGTGCTGGGCCAGCTTCCCTCCCCCCGTGCCCTCACGTCTCGTGAGCTGGAGACGGTGGCCAACGACGAGGAGGCCCTCATCGTCGACACGCGGCTGGACCGGTCGGCCTTCATGGCCCACCACATTCCGGGGTCGCTGTACGCTCCGATGAACAACACCTTCAACACGGTGATCGGATCCCTGGTCGAGGATGAGACCACGCCGATTTATCTGATCATCGACGAGGACGACGTGGAGGAGGCCGTGCGCGACCTCGTCCGCATTGGCTATGACAACGTGAAAGGCTTCGCCGACATCGAGACGCTGCAGCGCTACTTCCAGGACGACGGCGCCAGCGAAACGATCGAGGAGATCACGTTCGACGACGTCGACGCGCGGATGCAGAAGCAAGACACGGAAGTGCTCGACGTGCGGTACCGCTCGGAGTTCGACGCACGCCACGTGGACGGGGCGCTGAATGCCTCTTACACCCGCATGCCGGAGTACGAGGCGGACCTCCCGACGGACAAGACGCTGCTCGTGCACTGTGCCAGCGGTGCCCGTGCCGCCGCGGCCTCTTCGTTCCTACGACGCACTGGCCGCGACGTGGTGTACGTCAACGATGACTTCGACAACTACGAGTCGAAGCAGAAAGAAGCCGTCGCCGCGTAG
- a CDS encoding sulfite exporter TauE/SafE family protein → MYSAWLGALLVGLVLGLLGSGGSILTVPVLVYLVGEPNKLAIAESLGIVTLVSFVGALPFAFRRQVSWRSVVLFGVPGMVGAYLGAYLSQFMPGALQLAIFAGVMLLAAVMMFRRQAPSSDDAESRAYWKVMIDGLGVGVLTGIVGVGGGFLIVPALVLLGGLPMHLAIGTSLLIISVKSVSGFVKYIDVLGGVDSIHWDLLFIFSAIGILGSFVGGKLGAYVPQDRLKRGFAVFLVVMGVVILGQNVMTMMG, encoded by the coding sequence ATGTACTCGGCCTGGCTCGGTGCTCTGCTCGTCGGTCTCGTCCTCGGTCTTCTCGGATCGGGTGGATCGATCCTCACCGTTCCGGTGCTCGTATACCTAGTTGGGGAGCCCAATAAGCTGGCCATTGCCGAGTCGCTCGGCATCGTGACCCTCGTGAGCTTCGTCGGGGCACTCCCGTTTGCGTTTCGGCGCCAGGTGAGCTGGCGGAGCGTGGTGCTGTTCGGGGTGCCCGGCATGGTGGGGGCCTACCTGGGAGCGTATCTCTCTCAGTTTATGCCCGGCGCCCTGCAGCTGGCCATTTTCGCTGGGGTGATGCTGCTCGCCGCCGTCATGATGTTTCGTCGTCAGGCCCCCTCCTCCGACGACGCCGAGAGCCGGGCCTACTGGAAGGTGATGATCGACGGGCTGGGCGTAGGAGTGCTCACGGGCATCGTCGGGGTGGGCGGCGGCTTTCTGATCGTCCCGGCCCTGGTTCTGCTCGGGGGATTGCCGATGCACCTGGCGATTGGCACGAGCCTCCTCATCATTTCGGTGAAGAGCGTCAGCGGCTTCGTCAAATACATCGACGTGCTCGGCGGCGTCGACTCGATTCATTGGGACCTCCTGTTCATCTTCTCGGCCATCGGCATTCTGGGAAGCTTCGTGGGCGGCAAGCTCGGCGCCTACGTGCCGCAGGACCGGTTGAAACGCGGGTTTGCCGTCTTTCTCGTGGTGATGGGGGTGGTGATTCTGGGGCAGAATGTGATGACAATGATGGGGTGA